From a single Nymphaea colorata isolate Beijing-Zhang1983 chromosome 4, ASM883128v2, whole genome shotgun sequence genomic region:
- the LOC126409985 gene encoding uncharacterized protein LOC126409985, giving the protein MDRPALRCPQRWGGGNSRQKSDQLVQYLVSWFVSSNAPIHMHELEMVLDEKTVLCFNTEIEDGSVEEVVEQLMIVREDCLEGNYDSVSKLTDLCMEWQQIFQSKELFDRNADGSSDEEYEPAVDEELDPLQDGPGDVDKWPVISARLGHLPDCGLQSTHHALMEDSCLLHQVNMSIFLPNER; this is encoded by the exons ATGGACCGCCCTGCGCTTCGCTGTCCACAACGATGGGGTGGTGGCAACTCCCGCCAGAAATCTGACCAATTGGTCCAATACCTCGTCTCCTGGTTTGTTTCCTCAAATG CTCCCATTCATATGCACGAGTTGGAAATGGTTCTTGATGAGAAGACAGTGCTTTGTTTCAATACAGAAATTGAAGATGGTAGTGTTGAGGAG GTGGTGGAACAATTAATGATTGTACGTGAAGATTGTCTTGAAGGGAATTATGACTCGGTGTCTAAGCTGACGGACCTTTGCATGGAATGGCAGCAAATTTTTCAAAGCAAAGAG TTGTTTGACAGGAATGCTGATGGAAGTTCTGACGAGGAATATGAGCCGGCAGTAGATGAGGAATTGGATCCGCTGCAAGATGGGCCAGGAGATGTTGATAAATGGCCTGTTATTTCCGCAAGGTTAGGGCATTTGCCTGATTGCGGTCTTCAAAGCACGCACCATGCTTTGATGGAGGATAGTTGTCTTCTCCATCAAGTCAACATGAGTATATTTCTGCCCAATGAACGTTAA